One Candidatus Neomarinimicrobiota bacterium genomic window, TATTCCAAGGCAGGTGGACTGGCTGATGTAGCCGGCAGCCTCCCCCAGGCAATAGCCCCGTATGTTAAATCAGTTCAGGTACTAACACCCCTATACGGTCAAATCGATCAAATCAAGCATGATATCCAGCCAACGTCCATAAAGGGTGATATCACTTTAGGTGATGAGATTATTCCTTATTCGCTGCATCATACCACAGATAGTGATGGTTATACTAAAATTGGCTTTATTAAGTGTGAGCAGTTTTTTGGTCGAGATGGAATTTACACGGAATCAGATGGTGAGGGTTTTGCAGACAATAACCTTCGTTATTTTTATTTCCAACTGGTTGTGTTGGACCTTATTTCCAGGGGAAGTCTTGAGGTGGATATCCTGCATTGTAATGATCATCATACAGGACTATTGCCCGTTATGGTGAAGGCGATGAAACTTAAGATAAAAACGATATTTGCAATTCACAATTTTCTATACCATGGTCATTTCTCACCTGAAGAAGCATCCTTTCTCCCAGAATCGACGAGCACGTACCTGACAAAAACACAGTGGGACAATTATAGTGCGCTGCTTGAGGGAATTGATCATAGTGATATTGTGACCACAGTGAGCCCAGGGTACGCTCTAGAGCTACTAGAAGGCTTGAATGTAGATGAGCATAGCCTGATTAGAGTACAGGCCCGTGAATCCAATTTCTCAGGAATAGTGAATGGGATCGATACTGAATATTGGTCCCCTGAACTTGATCAATTTACACCCTATCATTTTTCAAAGGATGATCTGACTGGTAAAAGGAGAAATAAGGAGGCATTGCTGGCAAAAGTTGGTCTTTCTCCAGAACCTGATGCCCCTCTTTTTGGGTCTATATCCCGACTGGTAGAGAATAAAGGCTTCCCTTTGATTATGGAAGTCCTCGACGAGTTCGTTACATTGGGTGCAAAATTTATTTTTCTCGGTTCTGGGAGTCCTGAGATATCTGGGCAGCTCCGTAAAGCATCAAAAATACATCCCCAGCACATTGCATTTGAGGATGGATTTAATGAACCACTGGCACATCTGATTGAAGCTGGTTGCGATATGTTTCTCATGCCCAGCAGGTTTGAACCCTGCGGATTAAATCAGCTTTATAGTCTGCGATATGGGACCATACCCATCGTTCATCTTACTGGAGGTCTGGGAGATACAGTGGCAGCTTGGAGCCCAGACTCTGGAACGGGATTTGTTTTTGAACCCTATGGTACAAAGGAACTGAGAAAAGCAATGAAACTGGCTCTAAAAGTATACCATTCTGGGTCAGATTGGAAAACTCTCATGGCGAGAGCCATGTCAAAGGATTTTTCGTGGGATCAATCAGCAAAACAGTATTTACATTTATATAATCTTTGAAAGCGAGGTTCGTGTGAAACAGTCTGAAGTGCGTTTGGGAGCTATTATCCTTGGGGGTGGACGTGGAGAAAGATTATCTCCTTTGACCTCTTATCGTGCAAAACCTGCCGTGCATATTGGAGGTAAATATCGCTTGATTGATGTGCCCATCAGTAATTGCATCAACTCAGGGATCAACCTCATTCATGTCTTGACTCAATTCAATACGACTTCCCTCCATCGACACATCTCGCGTACCTATAAATTTGATATCTATTCAGGTGGTGACATAGAAATATTAGCCGCCCAGCAAACATCGAAAAACAAAGACTGGTTTCAGGGGACAGCCGATGCTGTGAGATCATATTGGGATCGATTTGAACAGATGAGTGCAACTCATTATATCATTTTAGCAGGGGATCATCTGTATAAAATGGATTATTCTGAGTTTTTTGATCATCACCTCGCTACTGGGGCTGATGTTTCTGTTGGCGTACGGCCCATGCCCACTTCCACAGCTCCTCAACTTGGTGTTCTGCAAGCAAATAGTGATGACAAGATTACCAGGTTTGTTGAAAAACCACAATCTGAGGAACTCATCAATGAATTAGCTGAAGTGATTGACGGTGAGAATAAAGTTTTGGCGTCCATGGGAATATATATTTTCAATAAAAAGGTGCTCACTGAGGTGCTGAAAATCAAGGGAGATGATTTCGGAAAAAATATCATCCCCCACGCAATCGAAACTTTGAAAACCACTGCCTTCAGATTTCAGGGGTATTGGGAAGATATTGGAACTATTAGAACCTTCTTTGAGTCCAACATTGCTCTGACAAAAGAGAAACCAGATTTTTCTTTTTATAATGAAAAGAATCCAATCTATACCCGGCAGCGATTCTTGCCTGGGAGTGAAATTCGAGGTGCGAAGATTGACCACTCCATCATTTGTGAGGGGTGCAAGATTGGCAATGCTCAACTGAAAGACTCAATTATCGGTATCCGAAGTATTATTGGAGATGGGGTAAAGTTGAAGCGTACCTACTTCATGGGTGCTGATTTCTATGATGATCCCAATTCAAAGTCACATATCCCCATTGGAATTGGTGAAAACTCTGTTCTATCGAATGTCATTGCTGATAAGAATGTGCGTATTGGTACAAATGTCCGACTCACAAATAAAGACGGGGTGGATGAGTTTGAGAGTGATACCATTACCATAAAAGATGGCATCATCATTATTCCTAAAAATGCCATAATTCCTGACAATTTTGAAATTTAAGCGATATTAACTGGATTTATGGGGTAAGCGGGAAGCGATTTATCCAAAGCGTGGTCTGAATTTAGACTGTCAGTTAAGGGTTGAGCTATTTTTTTTTGGTATTGGATGTATCAGCAGTTTTTGGTTTAGACGAGTTAGATTTTGACCCATTCTTTGGAGCAGTTGTTGTCTCAGTTTTCTTGCCTTTACCCTTGGCATAGTCGGTGATGTAAAATCCTGAACCCTTAAATATGAGCCCGCTTCCACCACTAACAATTCTTCTGACACTTCCTTTACATTGCAAACACCTGTCTAAAGGAGAATCTGACATCTTTTGAAAAGCATCGAAATGAGTACCGCAACTCAGGCATTCATATTCATATGTTGGCATGCTCGATAACCTTATTCTTTAGCTTTTAAATGAAATTTTTTATGAAGTACGTCGGCAACATAGGGCGTGACAAATGAAGTAATGTCCCCACCAAAACTCGATACTTCCCTTACAATGGTCGAATTCAAATGGGTGTATGCTTCATGTGGCATGAGAAATACTTGAACAAGATCAGGAAAAAGTGTTCGATTTACAAGAGCCATCTGGAACTCAAATTCAAAATCCGACATCGCTCTCAAGCCTCTGATCATGGCAACAGCATTCAATTTGCGAGCATAGTCTACAACCAGACCATCAAAATAAGTCACATTCACATTTTCAAGATGCGCAGTAGTTTTTTCAATCATCTCAATGCGTTCTTCTACAGAGAACAAGGGCTTTTTACCGATGTTTCTCCCCACTGATACCACGACTTCGTCAAAAACGGATACAGCTCTTTCTATAATGTCGAGGTGACCTAGAGTGATTGGATCAAAAGTACCTGGGTATATGGCTAATCTCTTTTTCATATCAGTGCGCCTTATATATTTGAATTTTTGTTTCTGCAACCACTTTTTCTTTAAGCAATTTAAAAACATCTGAATCCAGAATGCTTTCTTCTCTTCTGGCAGATTCATAGACAAAATAAGCATTTTCAGCGGCATGTACTTCTATTAGATGTATAATAGTTGAGGAAAGTTTCTCTGCGTAGGGTGGGTCAGCTAATATGAGATCAAACTTTTGATTCAATTTCCTGAGCACTCTTTGAACATCTCCGACATACGCTTTGAAGATCTTGTCGCGATGCTTCATCCAGATTTTCTGTTCGTTGATGTATTTCCTCTCCTGATCGATTGAGATAAGGGAAACCGCTCCTCGACTCAGTGCTTCGAAACCCAGGGCACCAGTACCGCTATATAGATCCAATACATGCATTTCCCGGACATCCCTGAGGGTATCAAATAAAATTGTACGAGCACGATCGGTGGTAGGTCTAACAGATCCTGTCTTCAGTTTTGGTAGAGGATGTCCCCTCCACTCCCCAGCTATGATTCGTGTCATGGGGTGTAATTGAAGAAGGTGACGCCAAAGGTGAGCTTGAGGATTTCAGCCTTAAACTCAATATCAATAGATCGAATGAGGTAGTTGCTCCTTGATTCAGACCAGGATGATAAAATATATTGAATTTCCTGGGCAGAGCCTGAGAATATAATTTGAACTGGATTGTCATCGGTGCCTCGTGCGGGATCAATAACGACTTCCTCCAAATAGTCATAAAATGGATTTGCCAGGATGTCTAGAAGTCGCATTGCATCAAAGGACTGTCCCCGAAAACCTTTCTCAGCATTCATAATAATTTCAAATTTACTGGAAATTTTGGCAGTGCCTGAGCTATAATCCTCTATAAAGGATCCCAGGACAAATTTATCAAGAGTAGTTTTCATTGCTCCAACCCATTCACCACCTCGAGGGGCATTTATGGAGAGAGCGTCTCTTTTCAAATACAGGTGTCCAGAATCATATTCAAGGGGGAAGTTACTTACCATTTCTGTTACCATAAGCAGCAGCGAGCGATTATTAATAATAGAGATGTCTTCATCTGTGAGTTTAACGACTTCTTCAGAAACTTGGGTGAACTCCTCATAGACGATAACTGTGTCTCTTCCACCAGGTAATTTCACGTATAGGGATTCAGGTTTGGCTGATGCAATTGAATCGGCCAAAGCAACGATATCATCGGTCAGGGGCATAAGTTCATTAAACACTTCGTCTGGAAGCACATCATCAATGACCAAGGAATCTCCAGAAAAATACTGATCGTACTGATCTAGATCAGAATCTTTTTCTACAGGGAGAACCGGATCTATACCCAATAGGTCGTAAACCATTTCCTGAGCCATATCTATGCTTGAATAAAGTATTCCTTTATCATTTAAATAATAGACTGTGACTGCAAGCATGAGGATGAGAAGCACCAACTCACGGAGGGGATTTCTGTTGCTGTCTTTTGTCTTTTTCTTGGCCTTGGATTCGGTTTTTGGAATGTCTGCTACCGTCTCCAGCTTATTTTGATCAGGAGTTTCAGTTTTTAGGCTGGAACGTCGCCTACGCATGGTTTCAGCAATGAGTTCATCTTCAGACAGCTGGTGGGTTGAGGATTCGTCTGCCAGGAATTTCTTTAAATCCAGAATCCCTCTGTCTTTTCTAAGATCAATCTTCACTGAAGCGCTCCTGTATCTCTACATTCAACGCACCCAGGACAACGGCATATTCATCAATATTCTCAGCATCAGGATCTCTGAAATTGAAGTGATTGCCCAAATTGAGCGGTTGACAGCTAACCTCATATTTTTCCAGGTTGCTCATAAGAGAAGGATCCCCAGTCGAGGAGAAGTAAAAAAGATTGGTAATCACATTGTCAGGATCGCGCTTGCCTTTGATTGCTCTCTCAATGGCTTCTTTCACAAGCATAATGAGATCGCCATCGCCCCTGACATGATCTAGCGTAATTTTGTAATCCCAATTCAATGAACCATGGAATAAGCCTGAAAATTCCTGGTCCTGAAACATGTGACAGCTAATCGTATTTTCACGATTTTCCAAAACAACCTGGATTCCCCCTTCGAAATCAAGGAGCTTGGTTGCTGTCAAAACATTGCCAACTGCTTCTATCTCTGTAATAACATTCTTCAATTCCAATTCAGAAGGACCAATAATTCGGTCTAACCATGAGCCAAAGGATTGAGGTATTGCCAAAGAAAGATACTGCGCTGCCTTGGCTGAGGATCTATTGAGTTCCTGGTGCACCATGGAATATTGAGCAAGGGACCCTTCCAGCATCTCTTTCATGTACCAATTGAGATATTTACTTAGATCGTTTCCTGATAAGGCAGCATCAACGGGATGAATACCCATTGGAAACCAATCGCTGTCAATGACAAGATGGGTTGCTGTATCTGGAAACTCTGCAGAATTACGAATGTTTGAAATTTGCTCAGCCAGGGCCATAATAACCTGGGAGTTTGTCATATCCGGGCTATGGAGATTATCGTTTAAACTGACTTTTCCAAGACTCTCGATAAATGGGGTACCCTTAAAATTCACCAATTGGGCGAATTTTATATTCTGCCGAGATATATGAATTGCCAGCATGGTGTATTAGCCTTCTACTTGGCCCAGCTTTCCTCTCCATCAATCAGACTTCCATGGGTTGAATCAACCTGAGTAAAGAAAAGATATCGTCTGGTTTCAATTGGATGTGTTATTGGAGACTCAATGCCCAGATTCACATTATTTCTCACAGTAACACGATATGGCAAATCAGTTACGGTACACCTAGTGAGTTTTGGCTCAAACTGATAGTGAGAAAACAGTTGTTTTTTAACATATTTTTTGCTGGTTGTTGTGTCGATCCAGCCTCCAAAGGAATCTTTGTGCATAAACAGATCCTTTTCATTGTCACCGGCGACAAATTCATCAGAGACAACACTAAGACTATCAATTTGGATGGAGTCAAGCTCTGAGTACATATCTGCAATAAGGAATAAATTTTCAAGCAGGCTATCCCCTGCGAAAACCAAAATGAATTTATCCATACCGTAGAAAACCTTTTCTACGTAGGCAGTATCACTTTTTTCCAG contains:
- a CDS encoding glycogen synthase; this encodes MNILFVSAEVAPYSKAGGLADVAGSLPQAIAPYVKSVQVLTPLYGQIDQIKHDIQPTSIKGDITLGDEIIPYSLHHTTDSDGYTKIGFIKCEQFFGRDGIYTESDGEGFADNNLRYFYFQLVVLDLISRGSLEVDILHCNDHHTGLLPVMVKAMKLKIKTIFAIHNFLYHGHFSPEEASFLPESTSTYLTKTQWDNYSALLEGIDHSDIVTTVSPGYALELLEGLNVDEHSLIRVQARESNFSGIVNGIDTEYWSPELDQFTPYHFSKDDLTGKRRNKEALLAKVGLSPEPDAPLFGSISRLVENKGFPLIMEVLDEFVTLGAKFIFLGSGSPEISGQLRKASKIHPQHIAFEDGFNEPLAHLIEAGCDMFLMPSRFEPCGLNQLYSLRYGTIPIVHLTGGLGDTVAAWSPDSGTGFVFEPYGTKELRKAMKLALKVYHSGSDWKTLMARAMSKDFSWDQSAKQYLHLYNL
- a CDS encoding glucose-1-phosphate adenylyltransferase gives rise to the protein MRLGAIILGGGRGERLSPLTSYRAKPAVHIGGKYRLIDVPISNCINSGINLIHVLTQFNTTSLHRHISRTYKFDIYSGGDIEILAAQQTSKNKDWFQGTADAVRSYWDRFEQMSATHYIILAGDHLYKMDYSEFFDHHLATGADVSVGVRPMPTSTAPQLGVLQANSDDKITRFVEKPQSEELINELAEVIDGENKVLASMGIYIFNKKVLTEVLKIKGDDFGKNIIPHAIETLKTTAFRFQGYWEDIGTIRTFFESNIALTKEKPDFSFYNEKNPIYTRQRFLPGSEIRGAKIDHSIICEGCKIGNAQLKDSIIGIRSIIGDGVKLKRTYFMGADFYDDPNSKSHIPIGIGENSVLSNVIADKNVRIGTNVRLTNKDGVDEFESDTITIKDGIIIIPKNAIIPDNFEI
- a CDS encoding zinc ribbon domain-containing protein is translated as MPTYEYECLSCGTHFDAFQKMSDSPLDRCLQCKGSVRRIVSGGSGLIFKGSGFYITDYAKGKGKKTETTTAPKNGSKSNSSKPKTADTSNTKKK
- the coaD gene encoding pantetheine-phosphate adenylyltransferase, encoding MKKRLAIYPGTFDPITLGHLDIIERAVSVFDEVVVSVGRNIGKKPLFSVEERIEMIEKTTAHLENVNVTYFDGLVVDYARKLNAVAMIRGLRAMSDFEFEFQMALVNRTLFPDLVQVFLMPHEAYTHLNSTIVREVSSFGGDITSFVTPYVADVLHKKFHLKAKE
- a CDS encoding RsmD family RNA methyltransferase codes for the protein MTRIIAGEWRGHPLPKLKTGSVRPTTDRARTILFDTLRDVREMHVLDLYSGTGALGFEALSRGAVSLISIDQERKYINEQKIWMKHRDKIFKAYVGDVQRVLRKLNQKFDLILADPPYAEKLSSTIIHLIEVHAAENAYFVYESARREESILDSDVFKLLKEKVVAETKIQIYKAH